The nucleotide window CGTCCGGATCTCGCCGCTGCTGCTCGTGGCGAAGGCGGTGCTGCTGGCGGTCAAGCGGCACCCGATGGTCAACTCGACCTGGTCCGCGGCGACGAACGAGATCATCGTCAAGGACTACGTCAACCTGGGCATCGCGGCGGCGACCGAGCGCGGCCTGATCGTGCCGAACGTCAAGGACGCCGGGCGGCTCACGCTGCGTGAGCTGGCAGATGCTTTGAACGCCCTTGTGCAAACCGCTAAGTCGGGCAAGACGCCGCCGTCGGACATGTCGGGCGGAACCCTCTCGATCACCAACGTCGGCGTGTTCGGCGTGGACACCGGCACGCCGATCCTGCCGCCGGGCGAGGCGGCCATCCTGGTGTTCGGGGCGATCCGTCCCACGCCGTGGGTGCACAAGGGGAAGATCAAGATTCGCCAGGTCACCACCCTGGGCCTGTCCTTCGACCACCGCATGGTGGACGGCGAACTGGGCTCGAAGTTCCTGCGCGACATCGGCGCCTTCCTCGAGGACCCGGAGGGCGCACTGCTCTCCTGGACCTGAGTTTCTTCTGGCGGGTGGGCTATGGAGCCTTCGATCCTTAGGCAGGTAAGCGGGATCACCCCCTAAATCGTTGGTGGGTCGTGTTCCGGCGCAGTTAAATAGATCTAGCGCCGGAACACGGCACCAAAGACGAGGCCAGGCAGGCCGAGGGAGTGAGCACCACCATGAGCACCATCGAGCGCATCCGCAACCGCCGCATCGCCAAGCGTGACGCCCGCGCCATCGAGCGCGCGATGACGTCCGCACCCACGCAGTCGATGCGTGACGAGATCGCCATCTTCAGCCAGCACCGCGTCTTCTGATCAATTTCTGATCGACGTCGCAATCGAACGGCCCGCCCGGGTTCCGGGCGGGCCGTCGGCACATCAACCGGGGCAATTAGGGATTAACCGTCGCCCGGGGACGTGATTTTCGCCTCACCACTGCGCTCCGGACGGCGTACACCGGGATTCCTCGAACCCGCTACGACCGGTACGGTTGGTCCCGGTCGCCGCCCTGGCTCGGCCGGCCGGGCAACAGCGACCGGGCGACGCCCAGCTCGGCAGGGTCGGCCGCTCCGTGCGAAGCTGGCACGGCCGACAGTCATGGAGGAGGCGGTATGACGTCCGAGGGCCAGCACGCCGGTCAGCAGCCGGGGGCCATGTCGGGCGGCGGGGTCGACCCGTTCGGCGCCGACGGTTTCCCACCCGACCTCGACGGTCGGCAGGCCGCCGATCGCGGCCCGTCCTATCCGCACGCGCAGGAGTCTTTCCCCAGCGCGTACGGCCCGCCGCCACAAGCCACCCCTAACGGCGGCTCGCCCTTCGTGGTGCCCGCGGTCCCGCCGGCCGGCCAGACGCCGCCGCCCGGGTCCCCCGCGCCCCAGCTCCCCGGGCCGACGTTCGGGCCGGGCGCGGCCAAGTTCTCCTCCAGCGGCTCCGCCCGCGTGCCCGAGCCCGGCCAGCTTCCGCAGCGGCCACCGGCCCCGTCCGCACAGGGCGGCGCCTACCCGGCGCCGGAGTCCGCGTGGGCCCCGCCGCCGGCACAGCCCAGCGCGGCGCCGGAGGACAACCCGTTCGTGCCCCGGGTGGCCGAGCCGCACCCCTACGGCGGCGGCGCCGGCGACCTGCCGCAGCGCTCGCCCGGCATCGCCGGCGGACCGCTCGACGGCCCGGTCGGCGACTTCAACGGCTTCGCACCCACCCGCAAGCCCGCCGAGGCCGCGCCGCCCGCCCCGTCGTTCGGCCGGCCCGGCAGCTACGGCGCGCCCCAGCCGGGCGGCGAGCCCCGCCCGGCGTTCGGATCCGCAACGCCGCAGCCCTTCGGCTCGGCACGCCCCGACGACGCCGACGGTCAGTCCGGCCGGGCGCCGGGCGTGTCCGCGTTCGGCGACCAGCGCATCCGGGTGCCCGGCGCGACCCTGACCGGCCTGCCCGACACGTCGCCCGCCGACGGCCTCCCGCCCCGTGACGCCGACGAGAGCGGTGGCCTGCCCACCCGCGGCGGCGCGGACCGGCCCCGCGGCGGCTCCGACAGCGGCGGCTTCCCGCTGCGCGGCGGAACGGGCAGCGGCAGCTTCCCGGTCCGCGGCGGCCCGGACAGCGGCAGCGTCGGCTACGCGGCCCCGGCCGACGGCGGCGCGTTCGCGGCCGGCACCGACAGCGGAGCCTTCGCGTCCCGCGCCGACGGTGGCGCGTTCACGGCCCGCGGTGACAGCGGCGCGTTCGCCGCCCGTAGTGACAGCGGCGCGTTCGCCGCCCGTAGTGACAGCGGCGCGTTCGCCGCCCGTGGCCAGTTCGCCCCGCCCGGCGAGGCGGGCTCCCCCGTCCAGCGCGGCGACGCCGACGGCAGCCCGTTCGGGTCCACCGGCGACGCACCGGGCTTCGGCGCGCCGGGCTCGCCGGACAGCGGCGGCTTCCCGGCCCGCGGCGCCTTCGACGGCCCGGGACACGACAGCCAGCCGGCTCCGGCCCTGCCCCCGCGCCGCCCCTTTGGCGACCGCCCGGCCGAGCCGGACCAGTCCGCACCGTTCGCCCGCGCCGACCAGGACGGCGGCTACCCGCAGCGGGTCCCCGGCACCTCCTACGCGGCCGCCGGCTCACCGGATCTCGGCCAGCCCGACGGCGGCAGCGCCGGCTACGCCCAGCGCGTGCCGGGCGCCTCGTTCGGCAGCGGCGGCGCACCCGTCGTCGCGGAGCCGCGCAGCGCCGCGTCCGTTCCGCTGCCGCGCGACCCAGCCGAGCGCCTGGAGTCCGCCGCCGAGCCGCCCGCCGAGCACTCCGGACCGGCCAAGGGCACGGCCCGCCCGGTCTCGGCCAGCGCCTCCGTTCCGGTGTCCAGCCGGGTCGCACCGCCCCCGGAGGCCGAGGAACTGCCGCCGCCGCAGGCCAACCCGCAGTCGCGGGTCTACGGCCGCCCGGCACCCGCCGAGGAGGCCCCGGCCGCACCCGAGCATCCCTACCGGGACGCCGGACATCCCTACCACGACGATGACCATTCGGCCGGTGGCACGTACGGCTCGGCACCGGGGTCCGGTGCACGTCGTGCCGCGCCCACTTCCGGCGCCAGGGGCGCGGCCACTAACTCCGGCGCCTACGAACAGACACCCGAGAGCCTCTACGCCCCACCGGCGGAGAGCCCCGACGGCACCTACGGCCGCCCGGCCGAGGCTCCCTTCGGCGGCGGACCGGCGTCCGGGCTGCCCGACTCCCCGTCGGACCAGTTCGCCACCCGGCCGTCCCCGGACGCCTTCGGCGCCGCGCCCGTAAGCCCATACGGCGCCGCGCCGGTCAGCCCCTTCGACGGCCGTACCGGCGCGCCCGACGGCGCACCGGGCTCCGGCGCGTTCGGCGCGGTGCCGGCACCGGGTAGCGATCAGCCGCCCGAACGCCCGGCGGCCCGTGCCACCGCCAGCGCCCGGGTCAGTCCGCCCGCGCAGCCCTTCGCCCCGCCCGCACCGGCCGACCAGCCGAACGAGCGCGGCCCCCAGGCGTTCAGCGAGTTCACCACCGACATAGCCGGCCGCGGCCAGGCCGTTCCGGCGCCGGGCAGCCCCGCCGCCCGCACGGCCCCGCCGGAGCAGTACGGCGAGCACACCACCGACGTGGCGGGCCGCAACCAGCCGCCGGGCCAGCCGTACGTGCCCGCGCCCGCCCTGCCGACGATGCACGCCGCGCCGCCGCTGGAGAACGGCTTCCCGCCCGCGCCGGCACCGGACTCCACCCAGCCGTTCGGCGAGCGCCCGCGGATGGGCGGCGTCTTCCCGGGCCCGGCCAGCCGCGCGACCGTGGCACCCCCGGACCCGGAGCAGACCGCCAACTGGCCGAGCCGCCCCGCACCCGGGGAGGCCGACCAGGGCCGGTTCGACTCGTTCCGGCCGGACGCGCCGGAGCCGGCACCCGCCGAGGCGGCCAAGCCGGAGACCCCGCACGTGCGGATGCTCCCGGTGATCCTCGGCGTCATCCTCGGCGCCGGCCTGCTCGTCGGCCTCACCCTCGGCATCACCTGGCTGATCGCCCGGGGTTCGCACGACGGCGACACCGGCGGCAGCGGCTTCTCGGTCAAGGCCGGCGACTGCGTCAAGCGCGAGGGCACCGCGGCGGTCACCGCGAACTGCACCGACGCGGGCTCCTTCGAGGTGACGGCGATCGTCGACGCCAAGGAGAAGTGCCCCGACCTCAACCAGCCGTACGTGGTCAACCCGACCACCGGCGGCGGCTCCCAGGTGCTCTGCCTCAAGCCCCGCGCCTGAGCACACGACGCGCTCGAGGCGCGGTCATCCCGGCTCGCCCGGTGGCCGCGCGTCGGGCGCGTGGCGGTTTCCGGGCCCGGATCCGCCCCGCGTGAGCCGATTCCCGGGTATCCGGCACGATGGGATCATGACTGCGCGAGTACGGGCGCCCGAGTTCCAGGGCCGCAACTGGCTGAACACCGGCGGCCGGGAGCTGAAGCTCGCCGACGTGCGCGGCAAGATCGTCCTGCTGGACTTCTGGACGTTCTGCTGCATCAACTGCCTGCACGTGCTGGACGAGCTGCGCCCGCTTGAGCAGGAGTACGGCGACGCGCTGGTCGTCATCGGCGTGCACTCGCCGAAGTTCGAGCACGAGCGCGACCCGCAGGCCCTGGCCGCCGCCGTCGAGCGCTACGGCGTGCACCACCCCGTCCTCGACGACGCCGACATGGCGATGTGGCAGCAGTACGCCAGCAAGGCCTGGCCAACCCTCGCCGTGCTGGACCCGGAGGGCTACCTGGTCGCCTCGATGGCCGGCGAGGGCCACGCCGAGGGACTCCGGCGCCTGCTGGACGAGCTGATCGCCACGCACGAGGCGAAGGGCTCCCTGCACCGCGGCGACGGGCCGTACGTCCCGCCGGCCGCCGCCGAAACCACCCTGCGCTTCCCGGGCAAGGCGATCGAGCTGCCGAACGGCAACCTGCTCGTCTCGGACTCTGCCCGCCACTCCCTCGTCGAGCTGGCCCCGGACGGCGAGACCCTGATCCGCCGCATCGGCACGGGCGAGCGCGGCCGCGCGGACGGCCCGGCCGCGGCGGCGAGCTTCTCCGAGCCGCAGGGCCTGTGCCTGCTGCCCGCCGGCACCGCCGGCTACGACGTGGTCGTCGCGGACACGGTGAACCACCTGCTGCGCGGCCTGCGGCTGGACACCGGCGAGGT belongs to Amorphoplanes digitatis and includes:
- a CDS encoding LppU/SCO3897 family protein, with protein sequence MTSEGQHAGQQPGAMSGGGVDPFGADGFPPDLDGRQAADRGPSYPHAQESFPSAYGPPPQATPNGGSPFVVPAVPPAGQTPPPGSPAPQLPGPTFGPGAAKFSSSGSARVPEPGQLPQRPPAPSAQGGAYPAPESAWAPPPAQPSAAPEDNPFVPRVAEPHPYGGGAGDLPQRSPGIAGGPLDGPVGDFNGFAPTRKPAEAAPPAPSFGRPGSYGAPQPGGEPRPAFGSATPQPFGSARPDDADGQSGRAPGVSAFGDQRIRVPGATLTGLPDTSPADGLPPRDADESGGLPTRGGADRPRGGSDSGGFPLRGGTGSGSFPVRGGPDSGSVGYAAPADGGAFAAGTDSGAFASRADGGAFTARGDSGAFAARSDSGAFAARSDSGAFAARGQFAPPGEAGSPVQRGDADGSPFGSTGDAPGFGAPGSPDSGGFPARGAFDGPGHDSQPAPALPPRRPFGDRPAEPDQSAPFARADQDGGYPQRVPGTSYAAAGSPDLGQPDGGSAGYAQRVPGASFGSGGAPVVAEPRSAASVPLPRDPAERLESAAEPPAEHSGPAKGTARPVSASASVPVSSRVAPPPEAEELPPPQANPQSRVYGRPAPAEEAPAAPEHPYRDAGHPYHDDDHSAGGTYGSAPGSGARRAAPTSGARGAATNSGAYEQTPESLYAPPAESPDGTYGRPAEAPFGGGPASGLPDSPSDQFATRPSPDAFGAAPVSPYGAAPVSPFDGRTGAPDGAPGSGAFGAVPAPGSDQPPERPAARATASARVSPPAQPFAPPAPADQPNERGPQAFSEFTTDIAGRGQAVPAPGSPAARTAPPEQYGEHTTDVAGRNQPPGQPYVPAPALPTMHAAPPLENGFPPAPAPDSTQPFGERPRMGGVFPGPASRATVAPPDPEQTANWPSRPAPGEADQGRFDSFRPDAPEPAPAEAAKPETPHVRMLPVILGVILGAGLLVGLTLGITWLIARGSHDGDTGGSGFSVKAGDCVKREGTAAVTANCTDAGSFEVTAIVDAKEKCPDLNQPYVVNPTTGGGSQVLCLKPRA